One Spirochaetaceae bacterium genomic window, TGGCGACCGGCGAACGCCGCTACTCGTGCGGCATCGGCTTCCGGCCACGGGCGTGGCGCATCAACGCGCCGTGGCCGCTGCCGGAGTCGGCGCATGCCCTGATTCGGCGCCTGCCGGAGCGGTTGCGGCGCTACACCGACGGCTACACCGGCTACGATGGCACGTGGCGAGCGCAGTGATCGCGCGGGCTACGCCGGAAGCCACTCTTTCACCCGCGCCGCGAATGCATTACTTTAGGGCCACCGCCAGAATAGCTCAGTTGGCAGAGCGGTTCACTCGTAATGAACAGGTCAGGGGTTCGAATCCCCTTTCTGGCTCACTGCACTCGCCGGCTCCAATGCCCCGTCGCTGCCCGGCGACGCTCGCGTTTGCATGGCTGGGTGCCGTTCGATAGGGTGCGGTCATGGTAGTTGACGGCGTCGACGTCGCTGCGTTGATCGGCGAGGAGGTGCTGGCCGAGTACCGCGAACGCGGTTACTGGCGCAGTCCGCGGCTGTTCGACCGAGACACCACCGCGCGGCTGCGGCGTGCCCACGAGCGGCTGTGGGCGGGCGATTTCGATCACCAGACCCCCTCCCAGTACGGGCCGCCGCGCGATGAGCCCGATGCGACCGCGGTGCGCCAGCAGTGCAATGCCTTCTGGCTCAACGACGACATCCGAGCGGTCACCACCAGCGCGCTGCTCGGTGCCATCGGCGCGCGGCTGATGGGCGTGGACGAGGTGCGACTGTGGCATGACCAGGCGGTTATCAAGCCCGGCGTGGGCGCCGGCGGGGCCGCGGTCACCGCCGGCAACATCGGCTGGCACCAGGACTACGGCCACTGGCAGTGCTCCAGCTCCACCAACATGTGCACCGCCTGGATCGCCCTGCAGGACACCGACCTCGGCAACGGCGCCATGCGCACCATCGTCGGCTCGCACCGCTGGGGCCTGCTGGAAGACAGCGCCAACTTCGGCAACAAGGACCTGGAAGGGCTCCAGGCCCGGCTGTCGACGCAGGAGATCAGCGGCGCCTGGATCGACGAGCCGTGCCTGCTGCGCGAGGGCGAGGTGAGCTTCCATCACTGCCTCACGTTGCACGGCTCCGGCCCCAACCTGAGCGAGCGCGCGCGCCTGTGCCTCATCTCGCACATGATGCCGGGCGACACCGGCTACCGGCTCAGCCGCCAGTACCACCCCAACATGTTGTTCCTTGGTCCCGACGCCCGTCCCGGCCAGCCGTTCGCCGGCACCTACTGGCCGCTCATGTGGCCCCGCGACCGCGCCTGATACGAACGCGGGCAGCCCCGCGCCGCCTGCCACCGCGACCGGCACCTCCGCGCCGTACCGCCGAGGCGCGCCCAGCTACTTCACGCAGCCGGGGTAGGTGGCGCCGGCGATCGGGAAGTAGACCGGTCCGCCGCCCGGGTCGGTGTGTGTCGAGCGGGCGCTCATGTAGGACAGCGCGATTGCGCGCCGCCACTTGTGGCTGCGGTTGGGCTCGGTGGCGTGCGGCAGCAGGGAGTGGAAGAACAACCCCGCACCGGCCGGCATCGGCGCCAGCGTCTTGGCTGCTGCAGCGTAATGCTCGGGCGGAATCACGTAGT contains:
- a CDS encoding phytanoyl-CoA dioxygenase family protein, with the protein product MVVDGVDVAALIGEEVLAEYRERGYWRSPRLFDRDTTARLRRAHERLWAGDFDHQTPSQYGPPRDEPDATAVRQQCNAFWLNDDIRAVTTSALLGAIGARLMGVDEVRLWHDQAVIKPGVGAGGAAVTAGNIGWHQDYGHWQCSSSTNMCTAWIALQDTDLGNGAMRTIVGSHRWGLLEDSANFGNKDLEGLQARLSTQEISGAWIDEPCLLREGEVSFHHCLTLHGSGPNLSERARLCLISHMMPGDTGYRLSRQYHPNMLFLGPDARPGQPFAGTYWPLMWPRDRA